One stretch of Niallia sp. XMNu-256 DNA includes these proteins:
- a CDS encoding fused response regulator/phosphatase, with product MPMKIAIVDDNSTNLMIVEKIMQQAGYHRLELFSSAKELYQYLQLDAPSSVEVPVDLILMDLMMPEIDGIEACRTILSRERFEDLPIIFVTAMGDSYKMAEAMDAGALDYVMKPINKVELLARVRSVLRVKKEKDLRKEREKRIQYELDLAKGVQRSMLSGPLVEENVSISAVYKPTFELAGDLYAWYKISPNRYAVILLDVMGHGISSSLVCMYIYSALKDTITGMGDPVAVMKELNRRMNQLNLSDGSTNYYFTAIYFVLDTESQTIEYVNAGHPEGIVIVDGEVKLLTEGCCALGFFDQIEVKKEVIPYQEAVRILLFTDGLSEWLEEEYDDAVSKLISIFQEQETVNPESLLHQLHPSSEWVNAPKDDMCLVMVSAKA from the coding sequence ATGCCTATGAAAATAGCCATTGTAGACGACAATTCAACGAATCTCATGATTGTTGAAAAAATCATGCAGCAAGCTGGCTATCATCGGCTGGAATTATTTTCATCTGCAAAGGAGTTATATCAATATTTACAACTTGATGCGCCGAGCTCAGTTGAAGTGCCAGTCGATTTAATTTTAATGGACTTGATGATGCCAGAAATTGATGGAATCGAGGCTTGCCGAACCATTCTCTCTCGGGAGCGATTCGAGGACCTTCCGATAATCTTTGTTACAGCAATGGGAGATTCTTATAAGATGGCTGAGGCGATGGATGCGGGTGCCCTTGATTATGTCATGAAACCAATTAATAAGGTTGAGCTGCTGGCTCGAGTTCGTTCGGTCCTTCGGGTAAAAAAAGAGAAGGATTTACGGAAGGAAAGGGAGAAGCGGATTCAATATGAATTAGACTTAGCCAAGGGAGTTCAAAGAAGCATGCTTAGCGGTCCGTTAGTAGAAGAAAATGTATCGATTTCAGCTGTCTACAAACCTACATTTGAGCTTGCCGGCGACTTATATGCTTGGTATAAAATTAGTCCAAATCGCTATGCTGTTATTTTACTAGATGTGATGGGGCATGGGATTTCCTCTTCACTTGTATGTATGTATATTTATTCCGCATTAAAGGATACGATTACAGGAATGGGGGATCCTGTGGCGGTCATGAAAGAATTAAATCGGCGGATGAATCAGTTGAATTTATCAGATGGTTCAACAAACTATTATTTTACAGCGATTTATTTTGTTTTAGACACGGAAAGTCAAACCATTGAATATGTGAATGCAGGGCATCCGGAAGGGATTGTCATTGTGGATGGTGAAGTGAAGCTGCTGACGGAAGGTTGCTGTGCGCTTGGCTTTTTTGATCAGATCGAAGTTAAAAAAGAGGTTATTCCTTACCAAGAGGCTGTACGAATTTTACTCTTTACAGATGGGCTATCAGAATGGCTGGAAGAGGAATACGACGATGCGGTATCTAAATTAATTAGCATTTTTCAAGAGCAAGAAACAGTAAATCCTGAATCCTTGCTTCATCAACTACATCCAAGTTCTGAATGGGTTAATGCCCCAAAAGATGATATGTGTTTGGTCATGGTTTCAGCAAAGGCGTAG
- the sigB gene encoding RNA polymerase sigma factor SigB has translation MAQPPQMVKRSKEEIDSLILEFQQDENSSAQTILVEHYTALVGSLVRKYSRGRNFHEDLMQVGMLGLLGAIRRYEPGMGKSFESFLIPTVIGEIKRFLRDKTWSVHVPRRIKEVWPKIQKVVDELTIEYKRSPKIHEIADHLELSEEEVLEAMEMGKGYQAASVDQPIETGSEGNTMTTLDVVGSHDEGFEQVDQRLLLESVLHVLTEREREIIHCTFVENKSQKKTGEDLGISQMHVSRLQKKAIAKLRKELEKTNVSRSSQ, from the coding sequence ATGGCACAACCGCCTCAAATGGTGAAACGAAGCAAGGAAGAGATTGATAGCTTAATTTTAGAGTTTCAACAGGATGAGAACTCATCAGCTCAAACCATCTTAGTGGAACATTACACAGCCTTGGTCGGGAGTCTCGTAAGAAAATATTCTAGAGGTAGAAATTTTCATGAAGATCTCATGCAAGTCGGAATGCTCGGGTTATTAGGGGCGATCAGAAGATATGAACCAGGCATGGGGAAATCCTTTGAATCCTTTCTAATCCCTACCGTTATCGGAGAAATCAAACGGTTTTTAAGGGATAAAACATGGAGTGTCCATGTGCCGAGACGAATAAAAGAAGTGTGGCCGAAAATTCAAAAAGTCGTAGACGAGTTGACGATTGAGTATAAACGTTCGCCAAAAATCCATGAAATCGCTGACCATTTAGAGCTTTCAGAAGAAGAAGTATTGGAAGCGATGGAAATGGGAAAAGGGTATCAAGCCGCTTCCGTGGATCAACCGATTGAAACGGGTTCTGAGGGAAATACGATGACGACATTAGATGTTGTAGGATCCCATGATGAAGGGTTCGAACAAGTCGATCAAAGGCTTTTGCTTGAGAGTGTTCTTCATGTTCTGACAGAAAGAGAAAGGGAGATCATTCATTGTACGTTTGTGGAAAATAAAAGCCAAAAGAAAACCGGCGAGGACTTGGGGATTTCCCAGATGCATGTTTCACGATTACAAAAAAAGGCGATTGCCAAGTTAAGGAAGGAACTTGAAAAAACGAATGTATCACGGAGTTCGCAATAA
- the rsbW gene encoding anti-sigma B factor RsbW: protein MMDYIELKIPAKPDYIGVIRLTLSGIANRMGYTYEEIEDIKIAVSEACTNAVQHAYSKDEDGDVIVGFGIYEDKLELMVADNGKSFNFKQTKSELGPYTESSTVDQLTEGGLGLYLIETLMDEVRVLNDSGVTVYMVKYLRGERENHGTTASNGETKQGRD, encoded by the coding sequence ATGATGGATTATATTGAATTAAAAATTCCGGCTAAGCCTGATTATATTGGGGTTATTAGATTAACATTATCAGGAATCGCGAATCGCATGGGATATACATACGAGGAAATTGAAGATATTAAGATTGCTGTAAGTGAAGCTTGTACAAATGCGGTTCAGCATGCCTATTCAAAGGATGAAGATGGAGATGTGATCGTAGGTTTTGGCATTTATGAGGACAAGCTTGAGTTGATGGTAGCGGATAATGGAAAGAGCTTTAATTTTAAACAGACAAAAAGTGAATTAGGACCTTATACGGAATCAAGTACAGTCGATCAACTGACAGAGGGAGGGTTAGGACTATACTTGATAGAGACACTGATGGATGAAGTTCGGGTGTTGAATGATTCTGGAGTAACGGTCTACATGGTGAAGTATCTAAGGGGGGAGCGTGAGAATCATGGCACAACCGCCTCAAATGGTGAAACGAAGCAAGGAAGAGATTGA
- a CDS encoding anti-sigma factor antagonist, giving the protein MVFKIDKQQNDNEILIHVAGEIDAYTAPKLREELLPLAEGGNKVMVVNLKDVTYLDSTGLGVFVGIFKQLKENNGELKLIELSNRLKRLFEITGLSNILNISAKSEAEDEGAK; this is encoded by the coding sequence GTGGTTTTTAAAATAGATAAACAACAAAATGATAATGAAATATTGATCCATGTGGCAGGAGAAATTGATGCTTATACAGCGCCAAAGCTAAGAGAAGAGTTATTGCCGCTTGCAGAAGGGGGCAATAAAGTCATGGTTGTTAATCTAAAGGATGTAACTTACCTAGACAGTACAGGGCTCGGCGTGTTTGTTGGCATATTCAAGCAACTTAAAGAAAATAACGGAGAGTTGAAGCTGATCGAGCTATCGAATCGATTAAAGAGACTCTTCGAAATCACAGGATTAAGTAACATTTTGAACATTTCGGCAAAGTCAGAGGCGGAGGATGAGGGAGCAAAATGA
- a CDS encoding magnesium transporter CorA family protein, with protein sequence MENYFGTSKWRWLQLKESETREPSPRSKESPGFKESPRFNEWLDNVRDRKSNYLRVDYLEDGEKVVNGSLIYKKSFTEERDFKIFHFYLTTDRLVTIDLELSELEQIKPEFLLRLMDRTENAVDGLLTFLGALLNDMLVEIDQFEEALHTLIWNIRKRNEIKNLERVYQLRHELLLWKNLLIPVNELKMVIEETNFPGVNKGEVFVCTCKRIDRVMSLLNEYEHEMDSIIKLEEVISAHRGNEIMKTLTVITTIFTPVMAFGALWGMNFKNMPELEWRFGYLVSIILITISTFLLYGYLKIKGWTGDLLKAKKPGSFFK encoded by the coding sequence TTGGAGAACTATTTCGGTACTAGTAAGTGGAGATGGCTTCAATTGAAGGAAAGTGAAACGCGAGAACCGTCCCCACGTTCCAAAGAAAGCCCAGGTTTCAAAGAGTCCCCACGTTTTAATGAGTGGTTGGATAATGTTCGTGATAGGAAGTCGAATTATTTGCGGGTGGATTATTTGGAGGATGGGGAGAAGGTTGTGAATGGTTCGCTTATTTATAAAAAGAGTTTTACTGAGGAGCGGGATTTTAAGATTTTTCATTTTTATTTAACTACGGACAGGTTGGTTACGATCGATTTGGAGTTGTCCGAACTGGAACAAATCAAACCGGAATTTCTATTACGGCTTATGGACCGGACTGAAAATGCGGTTGATGGTTTATTAACTTTTCTTGGGGCCTTGCTAAATGATATGTTGGTGGAGATTGATCAGTTTGAGGAGGCGCTCCATACGCTGATATGGAATATACGAAAAAGGAATGAAATAAAGAATCTCGAACGCGTCTATCAACTTAGGCATGAACTTTTGCTTTGGAAAAATCTACTGATTCCCGTCAACGAACTTAAAATGGTAATTGAGGAAACGAATTTTCCGGGAGTCAACAAAGGGGAGGTTTTTGTTTGTACATGCAAACGGATCGATCGAGTCATGTCTCTCCTCAACGAATATGAACATGAAATGGATTCGATTATCAAATTAGAAGAAGTCATTTCTGCCCATCGTGGAAACGAAATTATGAAAACCTTAACAGTCATTACTACGATTTTTACCCCGGTTATGGCCTTCGGGGCTTTATGGGGAATGAATTTCAAGAATATGCCTGAGCTGGAGTGGCGGTTTGGCTATCTTGTGTCGATCATTCTAATAACAATCTCCACTTTCCTGCTTTATGGCTATTTGAAAATAAAAGGCTGGACAGGCGACCTTTTAAAAGCTAAAAAACCTGGATCGTTTTTTAAATAA
- a CDS encoding general stress protein B, with protein sequence MADNTKDRLYVGEKGRMDGKESIKNRDKDFNQRNEEKGKKSRPN encoded by the coding sequence ATGGCTGACAATACAAAAGACAGATTGTATGTGGGCGAAAAAGGACGCATGGATGGGAAAGAAAGTATTAAAAACCGAGATAAAGACTTCAATCAAAGGAATGAAGAAAAAGGCAAAAAATCCCGTCCCAATTAA
- a CDS encoding KGG domain-containing protein yields the protein MGRKGGKATAENHDKEFYEEIGRKGGKTTAENHDKEFYEENGKKGGRSRKNKRDEDDDE from the coding sequence ATTGGCCGAAAAGGCGGAAAGGCAACCGCTGAAAATCATGATAAAGAATTCTATGAAGAAATTGGTCGAAAAGGCGGAAAGACAACCGCTGAAAACCATGATAAAGAATTCTACGAAGAAAATGGGAAAAAGGGCGGAAGATCACGCAAAAACAAACGTGATGAGGATGATGACGAATAA
- a CDS encoding hemolysin family protein — MVLINLLIIFLLILLTAFFVATEFAIVKVRSSRLEQLQAEGRKNADSAIKVVNHLDEYLSACQLGITVTALGLGWLGEPTVEKIFHPILAALNLNEAVIQVLSFALAFSIVTFIHVVVGELAPKTVAIQKAEEITLLFSKPIILFYKMMYPFIWAFNHSSRWLVGIFGLKPATEHELAHSEEELRILLAESYESGEINENEWRYVNNIFEFDERVAKEIMVPRIEMSCISIDDTIYEIFQKLDTEPFTRYPVMDGDKDHIIGVMNVKMLLMAKAKAKGSQLNWNMKSFIQPAIQVIETTPIHDLLIRMQKEQTHMAILMDEYGGTSGLITIEDIIEEIVGEVRDEFDAEEVAEIRTITADHYIVDAKLSIRDVNERLGVHLFAEDVDTIGGWFLTQTADTKEVAHVEVEAEGYVFKVHRSDGYHIWYLEVKKR, encoded by the coding sequence ATGGTACTGATCAACTTATTGATAATCTTTCTATTAATCCTCTTAACTGCATTTTTTGTCGCAACTGAATTTGCCATTGTAAAAGTTCGGTCTTCCAGACTTGAACAATTGCAAGCTGAAGGAAGAAAGAACGCTGACTCAGCGATCAAGGTTGTGAACCATCTTGATGAATATCTATCAGCCTGTCAACTCGGAATTACGGTTACGGCATTAGGACTCGGTTGGTTGGGAGAGCCTACCGTAGAAAAGATTTTTCACCCGATCTTAGCTGCATTAAATCTGAATGAAGCGGTAATACAAGTTTTATCCTTTGCGCTTGCCTTTTCGATCGTTACCTTTATTCATGTAGTCGTAGGGGAACTAGCCCCCAAAACAGTCGCCATTCAAAAGGCTGAGGAGATCACCCTGCTTTTCTCAAAACCGATTATTCTATTTTATAAAATGATGTATCCGTTTATATGGGCCTTCAACCATTCCTCACGTTGGCTTGTTGGGATCTTTGGTTTAAAGCCTGCGACCGAACACGAATTAGCACACTCGGAAGAAGAATTGCGGATCCTCCTGGCGGAAAGCTATGAAAGCGGGGAGATTAACGAAAACGAATGGAGATATGTTAATAATATTTTTGAGTTTGATGAGAGGGTCGCAAAAGAAATCATGGTGCCTCGCATCGAAATGAGCTGTATATCGATTGACGATACGATTTACGAGATTTTTCAAAAGCTGGATACAGAACCATTCACTCGTTATCCGGTCATGGATGGAGATAAAGACCATATTATCGGAGTAATGAACGTTAAAATGCTACTAATGGCAAAAGCCAAAGCGAAAGGATCTCAGCTAAATTGGAACATGAAGTCCTTTATTCAGCCTGCTATTCAAGTCATTGAAACGACCCCCATTCATGATTTATTGATCAGAATGCAGAAAGAACAGACCCATATGGCGATATTAATGGATGAATATGGCGGTACCTCTGGATTAATTACTATTGAAGATATTATAGAAGAAATTGTTGGTGAAGTAAGGGATGAATTTGATGCCGAAGAAGTGGCAGAAATTCGTACAATCACAGCGGATCATTATATCGTTGATGCAAAATTATCGATTCGGGATGTTAACGAACGACTTGGGGTCCACTTATTCGCTGAAGATGTAGATACGATTGGCGGCTGGTTTCTCACACAAACAGCCGATACGAAAGAGGTTGCTCATGTGGAAGTAGAAGCGGAAGGATATGTATTTAAGGTCCATCGATCTGATGGCTATCACATCTGGTATTTGGAAGTGAAGAAACGGTAA
- a CDS encoding mechanosensitive ion channel: protein MNARDMMDGWSVYLNQIPNLLFALLVLLIGWLVAKGIGKGVEAALKKTSLDNKLFSGAGKEKRKYSIEFIIGKIVYYILLIFVWIIFFNMLNLSLIAQPLVNMVSIITSAIPNILKAALILLLAWVVAIALRFLFTKGASMIHLDRKLVNWKMATNELEAGSKVNNIAKAIFYFVLLLFLPGVLGALQLEGISEPFSNALSAMLAFIPKLFAAALIVFIGWMIAKLVRDILTNFLKSTGVDKLGQRFEILRNGEDTSLSSMIGNIVFILILIPTIITALEKLELRGISDPAIAMLQDVLTLIPNIVVAIILLLIGIWLGKWVEKLVTQMLWRVKLDNISTHIGMGSLNSAQPKYSLSQIVGMLAKVVVILIFTAEALQIVGLDFLVSLASGVIAYLPMLFAAIFILGIGLYLGQLIERVLQNTVKHNYSRTLAAIAKYTIFVITVFMALDQLGVAHSIVNAAFILILGGLALAFGLAFGLGGKDFAAKYLSKLDNKLDKENRNL from the coding sequence ATGAATGCAAGAGATATGATGGATGGTTGGTCCGTGTACTTGAATCAAATTCCCAACCTCCTCTTTGCGCTGCTGGTCTTACTGATAGGCTGGTTGGTTGCTAAAGGAATTGGAAAAGGGGTAGAAGCTGCCCTAAAGAAAACAAGTTTAGATAATAAACTTTTTTCAGGTGCGGGAAAAGAAAAGAGAAAATACTCAATTGAATTCATTATTGGAAAAATCGTTTACTATATTTTATTGATTTTTGTGTGGATTATCTTCTTCAATATGCTTAATTTAAGCCTGATTGCACAACCACTCGTAAATATGGTTTCAATTATTACTTCCGCTATTCCAAATATATTGAAAGCAGCTCTTATTCTATTATTAGCTTGGGTGGTTGCTATCGCACTGCGTTTTCTTTTTACAAAAGGCGCATCGATGATTCATTTAGATCGTAAACTAGTCAATTGGAAAATGGCGACGAATGAACTGGAAGCCGGCAGCAAAGTGAACAATATTGCTAAAGCCATCTTCTATTTTGTGCTCCTGCTATTCCTACCAGGCGTATTGGGCGCTCTACAATTGGAAGGCATTTCAGAGCCATTCTCAAACGCACTTTCCGCGATGCTTGCTTTTATTCCTAAGTTATTTGCAGCCGCACTTATTGTGTTTATCGGTTGGATGATTGCGAAACTCGTTCGCGATATTTTAACAAACTTCTTAAAAAGTACAGGGGTAGACAAACTTGGACAGCGATTTGAAATTTTAAGAAATGGCGAAGACACAAGTCTGTCCAGTATGATTGGAAATATTGTGTTTATCTTGATCTTAATTCCAACGATTATTACAGCTTTAGAAAAGCTAGAGCTGAGAGGAATTTCTGATCCGGCCATTGCCATGCTGCAGGATGTCCTGACACTGATCCCAAATATCGTGGTAGCTATTATCCTGTTATTAATAGGGATCTGGCTTGGAAAATGGGTGGAAAAATTGGTCACACAAATGCTTTGGCGTGTAAAGCTTGATAATATCTCTACTCATATAGGGATGGGCTCATTAAACTCGGCACAACCGAAGTACAGTCTTTCTCAAATCGTAGGCATGCTTGCCAAAGTAGTTGTTATTTTAATCTTTACGGCGGAAGCCTTACAAATTGTTGGTTTAGACTTCTTAGTTTCCTTGGCATCAGGGGTCATCGCCTACTTGCCAATGCTGTTTGCAGCCATTTTTATTTTAGGAATTGGTTTATATTTAGGCCAGTTAATCGAGCGTGTTTTACAAAATACTGTCAAACACAATTACTCTCGCACTCTAGCGGCTATCGCTAAATATACGATCTTTGTTATTACTGTATTCATGGCATTGGATCAATTGGGTGTGGCTCATTCCATCGTTAATGCTGCCTTTATTCTCATCCTAGGCGGCTTGGCACTTGCGTTTGGTCTCGCATTTGGCCTTGGCGGGAAGGATTTTGCGGCAAAATATTTAAGTAAACTTGACAACAAACTAGATAAGGAAAATCGTAACCTGTAA
- a CDS encoding CsbD family protein — MNEDKLKGSLDQVKGEAKEQWGKATNDRSTETEGKLDKVKGKVQEGIGKIRES, encoded by the coding sequence ATGAATGAAGATAAATTAAAAGGAAGTCTGGATCAAGTAAAAGGTGAGGCAAAAGAGCAATGGGGAAAAGCAACCAATGACCGTTCAACGGAAACAGAAGGAAAACTGGATAAAGTGAAGGGAAAAGTCCAGGAAGGCATTGGGAAAATAAGAGAGTCATAG
- a CDS encoding Spx/MgsR family RNA polymerase-binding regulatory protein yields the protein MTITVITKANCGSSVKAKEWFEKNNIPYIERKISKNPLTIGELKSILRLTLEGTDDILATKSDVYKEIKVDELSLKELLELIQQHKELLKSPIITDNKKIMTGFNQDEIRKFIPREKRQSQWFLWKTRHLQFAE from the coding sequence ATGACTATTACCGTCATAACTAAAGCAAATTGTGGATCATCAGTCAAAGCAAAAGAGTGGTTTGAAAAAAATAACATTCCTTATATTGAACGGAAAATATCGAAGAACCCACTAACCATCGGGGAATTGAAAAGTATTCTTCGGTTGACGTTAGAGGGCACTGACGATATTTTGGCGACCAAATCGGACGTATATAAAGAAATCAAAGTGGATGAACTCTCATTAAAGGAATTACTCGAACTCATCCAACAACATAAAGAATTACTAAAATCCCCCATTATTACAGACAACAAAAAAATTATGACAGGATTCAATCAGGATGAAATACGCAAATTCATCCCCCGAGAAAAACGTCAATCTCAGTGGTTCCTTTGGAAAACCCGACACCTACAATTTGCTGAATGA
- a CDS encoding metallophosphoesterase codes for MKKPLVRAYKRLSATALALSVLVAPLPYQTVLAANSEQTGTPDLSLRILGTTDIHTHLYNYDYYEDAEIQKVGLAKTATLIKEARAEAKNTLLFDNGDLIEGNPLGEYVAKVDKLEEGELHPVFQAMKKLDYDAATVGNHEFNFGLEFLDEVLDDAPMPYVNANVYKVDHDNDPSNDKHYFKPYTILKKKVVDDSGHSHVIKVGVVGAVTPQITEWDEKHLAGKVITKDIVKSVQAQIPKMKDEGADLIIVLAHTGIGDAEVKEFEELAAYDLTKVDGIDAIIAGHTHTTFPGNDGNLPGVDAEKGTINGVPVVLPGFYGSHLGVIDLKLAQEKGNWVVKHSEVDLRAIYDEKENKSLAQPDKEVLKAVKEAHDNTRTFVKSTIWLPSRFLPQGGYNLIWPFVELFSQKRQEGS; via the coding sequence TTGAAAAAACCGTTAGTTAGAGCCTATAAAAGGTTATCGGCAACTGCTTTGGCATTATCCGTCCTCGTTGCTCCTCTTCCGTATCAAACTGTATTGGCTGCCAATTCAGAGCAGACAGGAACACCCGACTTATCTTTAAGGATTCTTGGAACGACAGATATTCACACGCATCTTTATAATTATGATTATTATGAGGATGCTGAGATTCAGAAAGTTGGTTTAGCCAAAACCGCTACTCTTATCAAGGAAGCAAGAGCAGAAGCGAAAAACACCCTGCTTTTTGATAATGGGGACCTCATTGAAGGAAATCCGCTTGGCGAATATGTAGCAAAAGTTGACAAGCTTGAGGAGGGTGAACTTCATCCAGTTTTTCAAGCAATGAAAAAATTAGACTATGATGCTGCAACGGTCGGTAACCATGAGTTTAATTTCGGACTAGAGTTTCTCGATGAAGTACTGGACGATGCACCAATGCCTTATGTCAATGCGAACGTGTATAAGGTTGACCATGATAACGATCCTTCTAATGATAAACATTATTTCAAACCGTATACAATTTTAAAGAAAAAGGTAGTAGACGACAGTGGACATTCGCATGTGATTAAAGTAGGCGTAGTCGGTGCGGTTACTCCACAAATCACTGAATGGGATGAAAAACATCTTGCTGGTAAAGTAATTACGAAAGATATTGTTAAATCAGTACAAGCACAAATTCCGAAAATGAAAGATGAGGGTGCTGATTTGATTATTGTCTTGGCCCACACAGGAATTGGGGATGCAGAAGTCAAGGAGTTTGAGGAACTTGCGGCCTACGACCTAACAAAGGTAGACGGCATCGATGCGATTATTGCCGGTCATACCCATACCACATTCCCAGGAAACGATGGAAATCTCCCAGGAGTTGATGCTGAAAAAGGAACAATAAACGGGGTACCCGTTGTCCTGCCAGGGTTCTATGGAAGCCACCTCGGTGTCATTGATTTAAAACTAGCACAAGAAAAAGGAAATTGGGTGGTTAAACATTCTGAGGTAGACTTACGAGCCATTTATGATGAAAAAGAAAATAAAAGCTTAGCTCAGCCTGACAAAGAAGTATTAAAAGCTGTTAAAGAAGCCCACGATAATACTCGTACTTTTGTCAAAAGTACAATTTGGCTTCCAAGCCGCTTTCTCCCTCAAGGAGGATACAACCTTATATGGCCATTTGTGGAACTCTTTTCCCAAAAACGCCAGGAAGGTTCTTGA
- a CDS encoding transposase produces MVIKVPREARKKSQTRIYHIIWRGANRQEIFHDNMDWIRFLDTLKRYKIAHQMAIYAWCLMGNHVHLLIKEGNEDISVTMKRIGISYARYYHEKYFTTGHLFQGRFKSENIETLGTFLRVVRYIHQNPVKAGMVNHAVEWKWSSCRGYYGQPLYQGNMLNCQMVLKRFSSNPMIARERFREFNERETKDNDNRVEVPSNQKRLTDEKAGMEIKKRLGIIEIAQVKSLPKTERNEILRKVKRIEGLSLRQAARILGVSVSLVYRA; encoded by the coding sequence ATGGTGATAAAGGTGCCGCGTGAAGCAAGAAAGAAAAGCCAGACACGCATATACCATATTATTTGGAGGGGTGCGAATAGACAGGAAATCTTTCATGACAATATGGATTGGATTCGATTTCTTGATACTCTTAAAAGATACAAAATAGCCCATCAAATGGCTATCTATGCATGGTGTTTAATGGGGAATCATGTTCATTTGCTTATAAAAGAGGGGAATGAGGATATTTCCGTTACAATGAAACGAATCGGGATCAGTTATGCTAGGTATTATCACGAGAAGTACTTTACAACCGGCCATCTCTTTCAGGGCCGGTTCAAAAGTGAAAACATTGAAACATTAGGCACTTTTCTAAGAGTAGTGCGATATATCCATCAAAATCCAGTAAAAGCGGGAATGGTGAATCATGCAGTAGAATGGAAATGGAGCAGTTGCAGGGGATACTATGGGCAGCCTCTTTATCAAGGCAATATGTTGAACTGTCAAATGGTTTTAAAAAGGTTTTCTAGTAATCCTATGATAGCTAGGGAAAGATTTAGAGAATTTAATGAAAGAGAAACGAAGGATAATGATAATAGAGTAGAAGTCCCATCAAATCAAAAAAGATTAACAGATGAGAAGGCCGGAATGGAGATTAAGAAGCGATTGGGAATAATTGAAATTGCACAGGTTAAGAGTTTGCCTAAAACCGAGAGAAACGAGATATTGAGGAAAGTGAAAAGAATTGAGGGACTGTCATTAAGGCAAGCTGCAAGAATCTTGGGAGTTTCTGTGAGTCTAGTTTATAGAGCTTAA
- a CDS encoding N-acetylmuramoyl-L-alanine amidase codes for MKRLSIFVVIIACIISFIVLRLDSQTEIGIINSLSSNKVEKNVREKSMVATELTEEQEERENTVMIEKRSEEKTDETPPATEITEPFLVVIDPGHQAKANLEQEPIGPDARETKYKVTGGTTGVATGKPEYVLALEAAHLLKAQLEKKGFQVILTRSSHDVDISNRERAEIANKHEADLFVRLHADGSESAEMNGFSVLVPGKDNPYTVAIYDDSYMAAQTVLSLMSKEVKIYQNGLYFRNDLSGFNWSKVPVILTEIGFMTNPEEDKKLSNEDYLTHLIKQLAAGIEAYAKTKHGDGSHVSFAFSTIGLVFCFSSCLFNSHCSLFLYIFYKKVAGI; via the coding sequence ATGAAAAGACTTTCCATATTCGTCGTCATCATTGCTTGTATCATTTCATTTATCGTTCTTCGATTAGATTCTCAAACAGAAATAGGAATTATAAATAGCCTTTCAAGCAATAAGGTGGAAAAGAATGTCCGCGAAAAGAGCATGGTTGCGACAGAATTAACCGAGGAACAGGAAGAGCGGGAGAATACTGTCATGATAGAAAAGCGATCAGAGGAAAAAACAGATGAAACACCTCCAGCGACCGAGATCACAGAACCTTTTCTTGTTGTGATTGATCCAGGTCATCAAGCAAAAGCGAATCTTGAACAAGAGCCCATTGGACCTGATGCCAGAGAGACAAAGTATAAAGTTACAGGTGGAACAACAGGGGTTGCTACGGGGAAGCCTGAATATGTACTCGCGCTTGAAGCGGCCCATTTGTTAAAAGCACAGTTAGAAAAGAAGGGGTTTCAAGTGATTTTAACAAGGTCTTCTCATGATGTAGATATTAGCAATCGGGAACGAGCAGAAATAGCGAATAAACATGAAGCTGATTTGTTTGTACGCCTTCATGCGGATGGATCAGAAAGTGCAGAAATGAACGGTTTTTCAGTTCTCGTTCCTGGAAAAGATAATCCATATACAGTGGCTATCTACGATGATAGCTACATGGCAGCCCAAACGGTACTTTCCCTTATGTCAAAAGAAGTAAAGATTTATCAAAATGGCCTCTATTTTAGAAATGACCTGTCAGGCTTTAATTGGTCAAAAGTACCAGTCATACTAACAGAAATCGGCTTCATGACCAACCCCGAAGAAGATAAAAAACTATCAAATGAAGACTACCTCACACACCTAATCAAACAACTCGCTGCTGGAATAGAAGCGTACGCTAAAACGAAACATGGGGACGGTTCTCATGTTTCATTTGCTTTTTCAACAATTGGGTTGGTTTTCTGCTTTTCCTCTTGTCTATTCAACAGTCATTGTTCACTATTTCTATATATCTTTTATAAAAAGGTGGCAGGTATTTAG